Proteins encoded by one window of Methanobacterium sp. CWC-01:
- a CDS encoding 2,5-diamino-6-(ribosylamino)-4(3H)-pyrimidinone 5'-phosphate reductase — MKPRVILNAAMTLDGKIATKRGSSEISGKEDLLRVHRLRRDSDAILVGINTVLADDPRLTIHKISADSSDNPVRVVVDSQARTPLSSRILSKDAPTIIAVSKKAPQDRLDKLGQYAKIIICGDERVDLECLMENLGSQGIVNLMLEGGSTLNYSMLSLGLVDEVRVCVAPMIVGGSEAKTLVDGDGMDYMSQAVKLKLIKSYPLAEDLILEYEVIT, encoded by the coding sequence ATGAAGCCTAGAGTTATTTTAAATGCAGCCATGACTCTGGATGGTAAAATAGCCACCAAAAGGGGTAGTTCAGAAATATCTGGTAAAGAAGATCTTTTAAGGGTTCATAGGCTGCGAAGGGACTCTGATGCCATTTTGGTGGGTATTAACACTGTGCTGGCCGATGATCCTCGCCTAACCATCCACAAAATCTCTGCAGATTCATCTGATAATCCCGTGAGGGTGGTGGTAGATAGCCAGGCTCGCACACCCCTATCTTCACGGATTTTATCCAAAGATGCACCCACCATCATTGCCGTGAGTAAAAAGGCACCCCAAGATAGGTTAGATAAACTAGGCCAGTATGCTAAGATAATCATTTGCGGGGATGAAAGGGTTGACCTGGAATGTTTAATGGAGAATTTAGGAAGCCAGGGGATAGTTAACCTCATGCTGGAGGGTGGTTCTACCCTGAATTATTCTATGCTCTCTCTAGGACTGGTTGATGAGGTAAGGGTGTGTGTGGCTCCTATGATTGTGGGTGGAAGTGAGGCCAAGACTCTGGTGGATGGTGATGGCATGGATTATATGTCACAGGCTGTGAAGCTAAAATTAATAAAGTCATACCCCTTGGCTGAGGATCTAATCCTGGAATATGAGGTTATAACCTGA
- a CDS encoding carboxymuconolactone decarboxylase family protein codes for MSENRYHKGMKNLKVMNPKSFRTLEDSLADIAPDLARYVVEFPYGDIYDRPGLDLKTRELVTIAAITTMGGASTQLKSHIRGALNVGCTKEEILEVIIQMAVYAGFPRAINGVLAAKEVFEEWE; via the coding sequence ATGAGCGAAAATAGGTACCACAAAGGCATGAAAAATCTTAAAGTCATGAACCCTAAATCATTCCGGACATTGGAGGATAGCTTAGCTGATATAGCCCCCGACCTGGCCCGATATGTAGTTGAATTCCCTTATGGCGATATTTACGATCGCCCGGGACTTGATTTAAAAACCAGAGAACTGGTAACCATCGCCGCTATAACCACCATGGGCGGCGCATCTACACAGCTCAAAAGCCATATACGTGGTGCACTGAATGTGGGTTGTACTAAAGAAGAGATTTTGGAAGTAATAATACAAATGGCAGTTTACGCTGGTTTTCCCAGGGCGATAAATGGAGTTTTAGCCGCAAAAGAAGTTTTTGAGGAGTGGGAATAG
- a CDS encoding TatD family hydrolase: protein MIDAHCHVDFKEFNKTRDEVMERAQNKLKAIINSGASLGGNRRTLKMAQDYPNFLYPALGFHPHYAPKADRTIIEEALTEIRSNLHLAVALGETGLDFHTLKSQEAQKKQEKLFRSFLGMASEQEMPLIVHARDAEKKALEMSKEYKGIPKIIFHCYGGDLETAQLIMDEGHLISLSTLICFSPHHQELARELPLSHLLTETDSPYLSPFKGQRNEPSFVEETVKTIANLKSMDVQEVADITEENACRVFGIKN from the coding sequence TTGATTGATGCTCACTGTCACGTTGATTTTAAGGAGTTTAACAAAACCCGTGACGAGGTTATGGAAAGAGCTCAGAATAAGTTAAAGGCCATAATAAATTCGGGCGCTAGTCTGGGAGGCAACCGTCGTACTCTGAAAATGGCTCAGGATTATCCAAATTTTCTCTACCCGGCTCTGGGATTCCATCCCCATTATGCTCCTAAAGCAGACCGAACAATAATAGAAGAAGCATTAACCGAAATTAGGTCAAATTTACACCTTGCTGTTGCTCTGGGCGAGACTGGGCTTGATTTCCATACCTTAAAAAGCCAGGAAGCTCAAAAGAAACAGGAAAAGCTCTTTAGATCCTTCTTAGGCATGGCATCAGAACAAGAGATGCCCCTTATTGTCCACGCCCGTGATGCCGAGAAAAAGGCCCTGGAAATGTCTAAAGAGTATAAAGGGATACCCAAAATCATATTTCATTGTTATGGGGGGGATTTAGAAACCGCCCAGCTTATAATGGATGAGGGGCATCTAATCTCCCTATCCACTCTGATATGTTTTTCACCCCACCATCAGGAACTGGCCCGTGAACTTCCATTATCCCACCTTCTAACAGAAACAGACAGCCCCTATCTTTCTCCATTTAAAGGTCAACGGAATGAACCATCTTTTGTGGAGGAAACCGTTAAAACCATAGCGAATTTGAAGTCTATGGATGTGCAGGAAGTTGCGGATATTACTGAAGAGAATGCCTGTCGTGTCTTTGGTATTAAGAATTAA
- the uppS gene encoding polyprenyl diphosphate synthase: MEFLKPIYRLYEWYISRNLRPENMPKHVAIIMDGNRRFTKVQGNIDTIEGHKKGVGTLERVLDWCVDLGIEIVTVYAFSTENFNRPPEEVEGLMQLFKKNFEEITSNQKIHKNKVQVRAVGKLELLPEDVREAIKKAEESTASYNQRRLNIAIGYDGRMEIVDAIKKIVNEVESGKLDVDDIDENIVNRNLYTAGMEDPNLIIRTSGEERLSGFLLWQSSYSELYFSNSLWPALRKVDFLRALRSYQQRERRFGV; the protein is encoded by the coding sequence ATGGAATTTCTTAAACCAATTTATAGATTGTACGAATGGTACATTTCCCGGAATCTGCGTCCTGAGAATATGCCTAAACACGTTGCCATCATTATGGATGGAAATCGAAGGTTTACCAAGGTACAAGGTAATATAGACACTATTGAGGGTCATAAGAAAGGTGTGGGCACCCTAGAGCGAGTGCTGGATTGGTGTGTTGATTTGGGTATAGAGATTGTAACCGTTTATGCCTTTTCCACGGAGAATTTCAACAGACCGCCTGAAGAAGTGGAGGGTCTGATGCAACTGTTTAAGAAAAATTTTGAGGAAATAACCAGCAACCAGAAGATCCATAAAAATAAGGTGCAAGTTAGGGCGGTGGGAAAGTTAGAACTTCTGCCCGAGGATGTGAGGGAGGCCATAAAGAAAGCAGAAGAAAGCACAGCCTCTTATAACCAACGCCGTTTGAACATAGCCATTGGCTATGACGGTCGAATGGAGATAGTGGATGCTATCAAAAAAATTGTTAATGAAGTGGAGTCCGGGAAACTGGACGTAGATGACATTGATGAGAACATAGTCAACCGCAACCTTTACACCGCAGGGATGGAAGACCCCAATCTCATCATAAGGACCAGTGGTGAGGAAAGATTAAGCGGATTTCTTCTATGGCAATCATCATATTCTGAACTGTATTTCAGTAACAGTTTATGGCCTGCCCTACGTAAAGTAGACTTTTTAAGGGCTTTAAGATCATATCAACAAAGAGAAAGACGTTTTGGAGTGTAA
- the mtxX gene encoding methanogenesis marker protein Mmp4/MtxX: MRLAAGMGENRAIKDARDEVDFEVVLTESENELMDLLLSGEVDAAVRGSLNASGIMGQLQETYPEMNRASIIEVKGHRFLLTPVGIDEGDTLEQKVQIISQGVEFLKKIGLEPKIGILSGGRPQDRGRSTKIDASLDEAEELTRITMDKYPIKHYFILIEDAVADGANLILAPDGICGNLIFRSLVLVGSGKSFGAVTLGIDEIFIDTSRSQNKEGYVRALKLAAYLVKLRDKNKDKNK; this comes from the coding sequence ATGAGACTGGCGGCTGGAATGGGAGAAAACCGTGCCATTAAAGATGCCCGGGATGAGGTCGATTTCGAGGTGGTCTTAACTGAATCAGAAAATGAACTGATGGACCTACTACTCAGTGGAGAGGTTGATGCCGCGGTACGAGGTTCTCTAAATGCGTCGGGAATAATGGGCCAGCTACAAGAAACGTATCCTGAAATGAATAGGGCTTCAATTATCGAGGTAAAGGGACATAGATTCCTCCTTACGCCGGTGGGGATAGATGAAGGCGACACTCTGGAACAGAAAGTACAAATTATAAGTCAGGGAGTTGAATTTTTAAAAAAAATAGGACTAGAACCTAAAATTGGGATTTTATCAGGTGGAAGGCCACAAGACCGGGGTAGAAGCACCAAAATAGATGCTTCACTGGATGAAGCGGAAGAACTTACCAGAATCACAATGGATAAATACCCGATTAAACATTACTTTATATTAATCGAAGATGCTGTGGCCGACGGTGCTAATCTTATTTTAGCTCCAGACGGTATCTGCGGAAATTTAATATTTCGCAGCCTGGTTTTAGTGGGATCTGGAAAAAGTTTCGGTGCTGTTACTCTGGGGATTGATGAAATATTCATTGATACTTCCAGATCTCAAAATAAAGAAGGATATGTAAGGGCTTTAAAATTAGCAGCTTATTTAGTTAAACTTAGAGATAAAAATAAAGATAAAAATAAATAA
- the hemL gene encoding glutamate-1-semialdehyde 2,1-aminomutase: MRSEELFKEAKKYLPGGVNSPVRAYQPYPFFATEAEGSHIQDADGNSYLDYCLAYGPLVLGHANPVVLGAVLNQMSRGTAYGVPTEKEIELAREVVDRVPCAEMVRFVSTGTEATLSAIRLSRAWSGRKKIIKFEGAYHGAHDYTLVKSGSGAVGLPDSPGVPEDTTKNTVLVPFNDEEAMVEIFNEMGDEIAAIILEPVMGNVGCIEPQEGYLRFLRKLTQENDSALIFDEVITGFRLSRGGAQEYYGVKPDLVTMGKILGGGFPMGAFAGKKELMEMIAPSGDVYQAGTFNGNPISVTAGLTTLELLDDTFYDDLNSSGNQMRRGIQDILDEKSLNYQVAGLASMFQIYFTEREVWNYADAKTADTVKFSRYFHQLLKEGVFIPPSQFECCFLSTAHSSEDINTTLEAIENSIAMAEKI; the protein is encoded by the coding sequence TTGCGATCAGAGGAACTCTTCAAGGAAGCAAAAAAATACCTGCCCGGTGGAGTTAACTCCCCAGTGAGGGCCTACCAACCCTATCCTTTCTTTGCCACCGAGGCCGAAGGTTCACATATACAAGATGCCGATGGAAATTCTTACCTGGATTACTGTCTGGCCTATGGTCCGCTGGTTCTGGGTCATGCCAATCCCGTGGTCCTGGGGGCCGTTTTAAACCAGATGTCCAGGGGGACTGCCTATGGAGTCCCCACTGAAAAGGAAATAGAACTAGCCCGGGAAGTAGTGGATCGGGTGCCCTGTGCCGAAATGGTCCGTTTCGTGAGCACCGGAACCGAGGCTACTTTGAGCGCCATTCGTCTATCCCGGGCCTGGAGTGGTCGAAAAAAGATCATAAAATTTGAAGGTGCCTACCACGGGGCCCATGACTATACCCTGGTTAAATCGGGATCTGGTGCAGTGGGATTACCGGATTCTCCCGGTGTTCCTGAAGACACCACAAAAAACACTGTACTGGTGCCTTTCAACGATGAAGAGGCCATGGTTGAAATCTTTAACGAGATGGGGGATGAAATTGCGGCCATTATATTGGAGCCGGTTATGGGTAACGTGGGATGCATAGAACCTCAAGAGGGTTACCTGAGGTTTTTAAGAAAACTTACTCAAGAAAATGATTCTGCACTAATATTTGATGAAGTTATAACCGGATTCCGACTCTCAAGGGGTGGAGCCCAGGAATATTATGGTGTCAAACCCGATCTGGTTACTATGGGTAAGATATTGGGCGGAGGGTTTCCTATGGGAGCTTTTGCTGGGAAAAAAGAGTTAATGGAAATGATAGCACCATCTGGTGATGTTTATCAGGCAGGAACCTTCAATGGAAACCCTATTTCAGTCACTGCCGGTCTGACTACCCTGGAACTACTGGACGATACCTTCTACGATGATTTGAACAGCAGCGGCAATCAAATGCGCAGGGGAATCCAGGATATTTTGGACGAAAAATCCTTAAATTACCAGGTAGCAGGGTTGGCCTCCATGTTCCAGATTTACTTCACCGAAAGGGAGGTTTGGAACTATGCGGATGCCAAAACCGCCGATACTGTTAAGTTCTCCCGTTACTTCCATCAGCTCCTAAAGGAGGGAGTTTTTATACCTCCTTCCCAATTCGAGTGCTGTTTTTTAAGTACCGCTCACTCATCAGAGGATATCAACACCACTTTAGAGGCAATCGAGAATTCTATTGCCATGGCTGAAAAGATTTAA
- a CDS encoding cobalt-precorrin-8 methylmutase, translated as MFMGASTKEGHEIAVKSREIVRSLISEQIKHLKPDEQAVVERIVHSTADPEYAELTKISENFLEESLKSIKGNGDILTDIKMVKVGITSYPGKVKCYIDHPLAYKIAREREITRAAAAMEVALKEGFHGMVVIGNSPTSLMKVIELQEQHPDRIRSVVGVPVGFVGAAESKKSLQETSIPYLITEGPKGGTPVAVAATNALINLSKE; from the coding sequence ATGTTTATGGGTGCATCCACCAAAGAGGGCCATGAAATTGCCGTGAAAAGTCGGGAAATAGTTAGATCACTTATTTCTGAGCAGATTAAACACTTAAAACCCGATGAACAGGCCGTTGTGGAACGTATTGTACATTCCACTGCAGATCCAGAATATGCAGAGTTAACCAAAATTAGTGAAAATTTTCTGGAAGAGAGTTTAAAGTCCATAAAAGGGAATGGAGATATCTTAACCGATATAAAAATGGTTAAGGTAGGCATCACCTCTTATCCGGGTAAAGTTAAGTGTTACATTGACCATCCCCTAGCCTACAAAATCGCCAGAGAAAGGGAAATCACCAGAGCTGCTGCTGCCATGGAAGTAGCCCTTAAAGAGGGATTTCATGGAATGGTGGTCATAGGGAACTCCCCCACTTCTCTAATGAAAGTAATCGAACTTCAAGAACAGCATCCAGACCGAATAAGATCAGTGGTCGGTGTTCCAGTAGGATTTGTCGGGGCAGCAGAATCTAAAAAGTCTCTCCAGGAGACATCAATCCCCTATTTGATAACCGAGGGACCAAAAGGTGGCACTCCTGTTGCCGTGGCTGCTACCAATGCATTAATTAATTTATCTAAGGAGTGA
- a CDS encoding DUF5654 family protein yields MKEQASEVGGQVKQTIATLMTTAFGLIAALAWNEAIKAIINEFFAQGEGMTGLLVYAVLITIIAVVATLIIGWALGKPPVQEVRIVE; encoded by the coding sequence ATGAAAGAACAAGCAAGTGAAGTGGGTGGCCAGGTAAAGCAGACCATCGCCACTTTGATGACAACTGCCTTTGGGTTAATCGCAGCTTTAGCTTGGAACGAAGCTATTAAAGCCATAATAAACGAATTTTTTGCACAGGGAGAAGGAATGACCGGTCTACTGGTTTATGCAGTTTTAATTACCATAATTGCTGTTGTTGCAACTTTAATCATTGGCTGGGCCTTGGGCAAACCTCCAGTACAAGAAGTAAGGATTGTGGAATAG
- a CDS encoding RDD family protein translates to MDDERPGLWGKRFLAFAIDALIVTLFLWVLSALINPLVALTNSYSLLNYWPLLAGVIMVAYFTYLEGKHGVTIGKKLMKIKVVNLEGKIDLKKTFLRNISKFLWLPLLVDLIIGLAMGTRDRYLDGLSKTHVTTLTDS, encoded by the coding sequence ATGGACGATGAGAGACCTGGCCTGTGGGGAAAAAGATTTTTGGCATTTGCAATAGATGCCCTAATCGTAACTCTATTTTTATGGGTTCTAAGTGCCCTGATCAATCCCCTGGTGGCCCTCACCAACAGTTATAGCTTGCTAAATTACTGGCCCTTACTGGCTGGAGTTATAATGGTGGCCTATTTCACTTACTTGGAAGGAAAACATGGAGTTACCATTGGCAAAAAATTAATGAAAATTAAAGTAGTAAACCTGGAAGGAAAAATAGATTTGAAGAAAACTTTTTTAAGAAATATTTCCAAGTTTCTGTGGCTTCCTCTTTTGGTGGATTTGATCATTGGTCTGGCCATGGGTACCCGGGACCGTTACTTGGATGGGCTGAGTAAAACCCATGTAACCACATTAACTGATTCATAA
- the hypE gene encoding hydrogenase expression/formation protein HypE: protein MKIGMSHGAGGEIMQGLISDIILKNISNKQVEDGVGLQDLDDGATIPLGDYEIVVSTDSHTIDPLFFPGGDIGRISMAGTINDVSVMGAQPLAITNAMVISEGFSGDELERIIQSMDVVSQETGVAIVTGDTKVMEHDQLDKMIICTTGIGLAPRGRITRDSGLEVGDKIILSGSVGDHGIALMSYREGFGFETDLKSDVAPVWGMVEAALEVGGISAMKDPTRGGIANALNELASKSVVGMLLDEEKIPVKREVHAASEMLGIDPFEVANEGKVIMGVKPDQADEVLGVIRKQKYGQDAQIIGEVTSDGPVILETLLGGKRILEAPIADPVPRVC, encoded by the coding sequence ATGAAAATTGGAATGTCACATGGGGCCGGCGGAGAGATAATGCAGGGCCTGATTTCGGATATAATTCTAAAAAATATAAGTAACAAGCAAGTTGAAGATGGAGTGGGACTACAGGACCTTGACGATGGTGCAACGATACCCCTGGGTGATTACGAAATAGTGGTTAGCACAGACAGTCACACCATAGACCCTTTATTTTTTCCAGGCGGTGATATTGGGCGTATATCAATGGCTGGTACTATAAATGATGTTTCAGTCATGGGTGCCCAACCACTGGCCATTACCAACGCAATGGTAATCAGTGAAGGATTTTCAGGAGATGAACTGGAACGCATTATACAGTCCATGGATGTGGTCAGCCAGGAAACAGGGGTGGCTATCGTAACTGGAGATACCAAAGTCATGGAACATGATCAACTGGATAAAATGATAATTTGCACCACCGGAATAGGACTTGCCCCTCGTGGACGTATCACCAGGGATTCAGGATTGGAGGTGGGGGATAAGATCATACTCAGCGGTAGTGTCGGTGACCATGGCATAGCCCTGATGTCCTACCGGGAAGGATTTGGCTTTGAAACTGATTTAAAATCCGATGTAGCTCCAGTATGGGGCATGGTAGAAGCCGCCCTGGAGGTGGGTGGCATCAGTGCCATGAAGGATCCCACCCGGGGAGGTATAGCCAATGCCTTAAACGAGCTAGCTAGCAAATCTGTGGTGGGGATGCTTCTGGATGAAGAAAAGATCCCGGTAAAACGTGAAGTTCATGCTGCTTCAGAGATGCTTGGTATAGATCCCTTTGAGGTGGCCAATGAGGGTAAGGTTATAATGGGTGTGAAGCCAGATCAAGCCGATGAAGTACTTGGTGTGATTCGCAAACAAAAATATGGACAAGATGCTCAGATAATTGGTGAAGTAACATCAGATGGCCCAGTTATACTAGAAACCCTTTTAGGAGGTAAGAGGATACTGGAAGCACCTATTGCCGATCCAGTTCCCAGGGTATGTTAA
- a CDS encoding 30S ribosomal protein S8e — protein sequence MAIWQGKSVRKLTGGRSKSSRNKRKVEFGRDPAETKIGERKIKTIRTKGGGKKLRLTNDLKINVVDPENNKMQVAEIMGVIENHANDHFVRRNIITKGAVVETSLGQVKITSRPGQDGMVNGVLIA from the coding sequence ATGGCAATATGGCAAGGAAAATCTGTTAGAAAATTAACCGGCGGACGCTCCAAGAGCAGCCGGAATAAGAGAAAAGTAGAATTTGGTCGCGACCCCGCTGAGACCAAGATCGGAGAACGTAAGATAAAAACCATCCGTACCAAGGGTGGTGGAAAGAAACTCAGACTAACCAACGACCTTAAGATAAACGTGGTTGACCCTGAAAACAACAAGATGCAAGTTGCGGAGATCATGGGTGTCATTGAAAACCATGCCAACGATCACTTTGTGCGACGTAACATTATCACCAAAGGCGCCGTGGTGGAAACCAGTTTAGGTCAGGTTAAAATTACCTCCCGACCCGGACAGGACGGCATGGTTAATGGTGTGCTTATTGCGTGA